A stretch of Arcobacter sp. F2176 DNA encodes these proteins:
- a CDS encoding HAD family hydrolase, with amino-acid sequence MENVILFDLDGTLIDSTDAIVSTFHHSFKTMNYEFTGIDEDIKSLIGYPLEIMYMELGIEKELAWDYVAAYKERYKVISTKKTLLLENAKEALELASKFARLSVVTTKTGAYTIPLLEHFDILKYFEVITGREHVENPKPHPEPILKTLNQMNIKKGSNVWMVGDTHLDLISANGAEINCVGVLCGYGKEEDLIELTNHITANSFEAVELIQKYTLKS; translated from the coding sequence TTGGAAAATGTAATATTATTTGATTTAGACGGAACATTAATTGATTCAACAGATGCTATTGTATCTACATTTCATCACTCATTTAAAACTATGAATTATGAATTTACAGGAATTGATGAAGATATCAAATCACTCATTGGATATCCTTTAGAGATAATGTATATGGAATTAGGTATTGAAAAAGAGTTAGCTTGGGACTATGTTGCTGCGTATAAAGAGAGGTATAAAGTTATATCAACTAAAAAGACTCTGTTACTTGAAAATGCAAAGGAAGCTTTAGAATTAGCAAGTAAATTTGCAAGATTATCAGTAGTTACAACTAAAACAGGAGCTTACACTATTCCATTATTAGAACACTTTGATATTCTAAAATATTTTGAAGTAATCACGGGAAGAGAACATGTGGAAAATCCAAAACCTCATCCAGAACCTATTTTAAAAACACTAAACCAAATGAACATAAAAAAAGGCTCAAATGTTTGGATGGTAGGAGATACCCATTTGGATTTGATTTCTGCAAATGGAGCTGAGATAAATTGTGTTGGAGTATTGTGTGGATATGGAAAAGAAGAGGATCTAATTGAACTTACTAATCACATTACTGCAAATTCTTTTGAAGCAGTGGAACTAATCCAAAAATATACTCTAAAATCTTAG
- a CDS encoding peptide-binding protein, which produces MKKLALLLFIIHYCLFTYLSASTLNLSISSSPIRLNPILANDTASSEIADWLFNGLFKYDKNGNIIPDLASSYEFIDNTHLVIKLKKNVLWHDGEKFTADDVIFTYEKINDPKVFTTIKSNFKEVKSLSKIDDYTVEVVYKKPYFKALGIWMFGVIPKHILKDEKDLMSSSFNKHPIGTGSYRLDSFKLGSDIRLYAFDKYFEGKPKINELNFKFLPDPSTSFLYLKQNKLDLGSLTPLQIDRQIDKEFKINYQIIEKPAFAFDYLGFNLKKKKFKDINVRRALSLAIDRKEIIDILFFGHGQVCNGPFLPGTFAYDNTVKPIKQNIVEAKRLLKLAGYDENHPLSFEVITNTGNDTRINTTQIIQYQLAKIGVKMKIRVMEWQAFLNTVVHPRNFEAIVLGWKLALMPDAYPLWHSDSMKKGRFNLVGYSNKEVDDLIVKGSTTIDKKELSKIYKKIFRTIAHDTPYLFLYIPNSITVVNKKIKNIEPSFIGITHNQKDWIKEDN; this is translated from the coding sequence ATGAAAAAGTTAGCCCTTCTATTATTCATTATTCACTATTGCTTATTCACTTATTTAAGTGCGAGTACCTTAAACTTATCAATAAGTAGTTCACCTATTAGATTAAACCCTATTTTAGCTAATGATACTGCAAGTAGTGAAATCGCTGATTGGTTATTTAATGGCTTATTTAAATATGACAAGAATGGAAATATAATCCCTGACCTAGCCTCTTCATATGAATTTATTGATAATACTCACTTAGTAATAAAACTTAAAAAAAATGTACTCTGGCATGATGGGGAAAAATTCACAGCTGATGATGTAATCTTTACCTATGAGAAAATCAATGACCCAAAAGTTTTTACTACAATCAAATCAAACTTTAAAGAAGTAAAAAGCCTATCTAAAATAGATGATTACACAGTAGAAGTTGTTTATAAAAAGCCCTACTTCAAAGCTTTAGGAATTTGGATGTTTGGAGTAATACCAAAACATATTTTAAAAGATGAAAAAGACCTAATGAGTAGTTCATTTAATAAACATCCAATAGGAACAGGCTCATATAGACTTGATAGCTTTAAATTAGGAAGTGATATAAGACTTTATGCCTTTGATAAATATTTTGAAGGAAAACCTAAAATTAATGAATTAAATTTTAAATTCCTACCAGATCCTAGTACTTCATTTTTATATTTAAAACAAAACAAACTTGATCTTGGAAGCTTGACTCCCTTACAAATAGATAGACAAATAGATAAGGAATTTAAAATAAATTATCAAATCATAGAAAAACCAGCTTTTGCTTTTGACTACTTGGGCTTTAATTTAAAGAAAAAGAAATTTAAAGATATAAATGTTAGAAGAGCTTTATCCTTAGCCATAGATAGAAAAGAGATAATAGATATTTTATTTTTTGGACATGGACAAGTTTGTAATGGTCCTTTCTTGCCAGGAACATTTGCTTATGATAATACAGTTAAACCTATAAAACAAAATATTGTTGAAGCAAAACGATTATTAAAACTTGCAGGTTATGATGAAAATCATCCCTTGAGTTTTGAAGTGATTACAAATACAGGAAATGACACCAGAATAAATACCACTCAAATCATTCAATACCAATTAGCAAAGATTGGTGTTAAGATGAAAATAAGAGTCATGGAATGGCAAGCTTTTTTAAATACAGTTGTTCACCCTAGAAATTTTGAAGCTATTGTATTGGGTTGGAAGCTAGCTCTTATGCCAGATGCTTATCCTTTATGGCATAGTGATTCTATGAAAAAAGGTAGATTTAACTTAGTTGGTTATTCAAATAAAGAAGTTGATGACCTTATTGTCAAAGGTTCAACTACCATTGATAAAAAAGAGTTAAGTAAAATATATAAAAAGATATTTCGCACAATCGCTCATGATACACCATATCTGTTTTTATACATTCCAAACTCAATAACAGTAGTAAACAAAAAAATAAAAAATATAGAACCATCTTTTATAGGAATAACTCATAATCAAAAAGATTGGATAAAAGAAGATAATTAA
- the rpsI gene encoding 30S ribosomal protein S9, translating into MAKVYATGRRKSSIAKVWLEAGNGQVSINGQTLDAWLGGHEAIKKRVMRPLEVSKQESSVNIVVKTLGGGYSAQADAAKHGISRALVAFDEQFRAVLKPYGLLTRDARSVERKKYGKKKARKSTQFSKR; encoded by the coding sequence ATGGCAAAAGTATACGCAACTGGAAGAAGAAAATCTTCTATCGCAAAAGTATGGTTAGAAGCTGGTAATGGACAAGTTTCTATTAATGGTCAAACTTTAGACGCATGGTTAGGTGGACACGAAGCTATCAAAAAAAGAGTAATGAGACCTTTAGAAGTTTCTAAACAAGAATCTTCTGTAAATATCGTTGTTAAAACTCTTGGTGGAGGATATTCTGCACAAGCTGACGCTGCTAAACATGGTATTTCAAGAGCATTAGTTGCATTTGATGAACAATTTAGAGCTGTTTTAAAACCTTATGGATTACTAACTAGAGATGCAAGATCTGTAGAGAGAAAAAAATACGGAAAGAAAAAAGCAAGAAAATCTACTCAATTCTCAAAAAGATAA
- the rplM gene encoding 50S ribosomal protein L13, translating to MKFTQMAKATEIDRDWVIIDATDKVFGRIITEVATILRGKNKTNYTPHVDCGDNVIIINATKAKFSGTKLETKNYYTHSGYFGSTKTHKMSDMFEQNPEKLYKLAARGMLPKTKLGKSMLKKLKVYAGSEHPHTAQIKG from the coding sequence ATGAAATTCACTCAAATGGCAAAAGCCACTGAAATTGATAGAGATTGGGTTATTATTGATGCAACTGATAAAGTATTTGGTAGAATCATTACTGAAGTTGCTACAATCTTAAGAGGTAAAAATAAAACTAATTATACTCCTCATGTAGACTGTGGAGATAACGTAATTATCATAAATGCAACAAAAGCAAAATTTTCTGGAACTAAACTAGAAACTAAAAATTACTATACACACTCAGGTTATTTTGGTAGTACAAAAACTCACAAAATGTCTGATATGTTTGAACAAAATCCTGAAAAGCTATACAAATTAGCAGCAAGAGGGATGTTACCAAAAACTAAACTTGGTAAATCAATGTTAAAAAAATTAAAAGTATACGCAGGTAGCGAACACCCTCACACTGCGCAAATTAAAGGATAA
- a CDS encoding ATP-binding protein, with protein MLKIHQFFLRSFILIFLSILILISIVIYFWSKAIYLEQIEKSILSNINTLSIAIPNLNNIDKKVQEIKKATNLRVTIINAEGKVVAETDKDKTLMENHLDREEVIDAKINDYGEISRYSNTLNRDLLYIAKEVKINGKNYYIRMSSDISTIKEYFIKLSLQLIAIFSIFLLLAFVVSYYISNEIKKETDNILHFLISLTKKRESISLSVFHTKEFFTINRLLNKVALRLQKKEKTKAKHTAKLRLANKQKDEIISAISHEFKNPIAIITGYVQTLQNDKDLPEQMRDKFLSKIDSNATKMTKIIDKLRLALKLEEGKEHIEKRKIHLKDVCNTLCIDLKDKYPNRVIEIKGDNYLLEADETLLSMAISNLVENALKYSEDTVTIEITDKYLKVTDLGIGISEMELLKITDKFYRVSQNGWNNSLGLGLFIVNSILVLHDFKLEINSVYNQGSEFTIKY; from the coding sequence TTGTTAAAAATTCACCAATTTTTCCTTAGAAGTTTTATACTTATCTTTTTATCAATACTTATACTAATTTCAATAGTAATTTATTTTTGGTCAAAAGCTATATATTTAGAACAAATTGAAAAAAGTATACTATCAAATATCAATACCCTTTCAATCGCAATTCCAAATCTAAATAATATTGATAAAAAAGTACAAGAGATAAAAAAAGCTACTAATCTTAGGGTAACAATTATCAATGCAGAAGGAAAAGTAGTCGCTGAAACGGATAAAGATAAAACTCTTATGGAAAATCACCTAGATAGGGAAGAAGTGATTGATGCTAAAATCAATGATTATGGTGAGATTTCAAGGTATTCAAATACTTTAAATAGAGATTTACTTTATATTGCAAAAGAAGTTAAAATCAATGGAAAAAATTATTACATAAGAATGTCTAGTGATATTAGTACTATAAAAGAATATTTTATAAAGTTAAGTCTTCAACTTATTGCCATTTTTTCTATTTTTCTACTTTTAGCTTTTGTTGTTTCATATTATATTTCTAATGAGATAAAAAAAGAGACAGATAATATTCTTCACTTTTTAATTAGTCTTACAAAAAAAAGAGAATCTATAAGTCTAAGTGTTTTTCATACTAAAGAATTCTTTACAATAAATAGATTATTAAATAAAGTTGCTCTTAGACTTCAAAAAAAAGAGAAAACAAAAGCGAAACACACAGCTAAATTAAGACTTGCAAATAAACAAAAAGATGAAATAATAAGTGCCATTTCCCATGAGTTTAAAAATCCTATTGCTATCATTACAGGTTATGTTCAAACACTACAAAATGATAAAGATTTACCAGAACAAATGAGAGACAAATTCTTGTCTAAAATTGATTCAAATGCTACTAAAATGACTAAAATCATTGATAAATTAAGACTTGCCTTAAAACTTGAAGAGGGTAAAGAACATATTGAAAAAAGAAAAATACACTTAAAAGATGTTTGTAATACTTTGTGCATTGATTTAAAAGATAAATATCCAAATAGAGTTATTGAAATAAAAGGAGATAACTATCTTCTTGAGGCAGATGAAACACTACTTTCAATGGCAATATCAAATTTAGTAGAAAATGCTTTAAAATATTCAGAAGATACTGTTACTATTGAAATTACTGATAAATATTTAAAAGTGACAGATTTAGGTATTGGAATATCTGAAATGGAATTATTAAAAATCACCGATAAGTTTTATAGAGTCTCACAAAATGGGTGGAATAACTCTTTAGGACTTGGATTATTTATAGTAAATTCTATTCTAGTTTTACATGATTTTAAACTAGAAATCAACTCAGTTTACAATCAAGGTTCTGAATTTACAATTAAATATTAA
- a CDS encoding response regulator transcription factor has product MNSSTLLIIEDEVDILELLEYTLQKEGFETIGFLNASEKVYEVLNEEEIDLILMDRNLPGVEGTSFINDIKNKGYNIPVIYVSAKDQDEDILEGFDKHADDYITKPFNLKELIARVKAVIKRTKKDIEIEKIKDITYKKSSKSFYIDDLKIDLTTLEHDLFLEFFKNKDILLSREYLLDTVWEDSLEKKLKTVNVAVKRLKSKIDPSGDKKYIKSVRGEGYMFC; this is encoded by the coding sequence ATGAATAGTAGTACTCTTTTAATCATAGAAGATGAAGTTGATATTTTAGAACTATTAGAATATACCTTACAAAAAGAGGGCTTTGAGACAATTGGTTTCTTAAATGCATCAGAAAAAGTATATGAAGTTTTAAATGAAGAAGAGATTGATTTAATACTTATGGATAGAAATTTACCAGGAGTAGAGGGAACTTCTTTTATAAATGACATAAAAAACAAAGGTTACAATATACCAGTAATTTATGTTAGTGCAAAAGATCAAGATGAAGATATTTTAGAAGGTTTTGATAAACATGCTGATGATTATATAACCAAACCATTTAATTTAAAAGAGCTTATAGCCAGAGTAAAAGCTGTAATAAAAAGAACAAAAAAAGATATTGAAATAGAAAAAATAAAAGATATTACTTATAAAAAATCTAGTAAAAGCTTTTATATAGATGACTTGAAAATTGATTTAACAACATTAGAACATGATTTATTTTTAGAATTTTTCAAAAATAAAGATATTCTTTTAAGTAGAGAATATCTTTTAGATACAGTGTGGGAAGATTCTTTAGAAAAAAAACTAAAAACTGTAAATGTGGCAGTAAAAAGATTAAAAAGTAAGATTGACCCAAGTGGCGATAAAAAATATATAAAATCTGTCCGTGGTGAAGGATATATGTTTTGTTAA
- a CDS encoding phosphate-starvation-inducible PsiE family protein yields MKKALAKINKYFASNYEVLIAMILFIAIIISGLEFSKAIIYMLEFIVIMEVVKMISDFIKKEKLRLRFVIDLFIIFLIRDVIIQASHTKKDYVDIIFLLIVIFVFFIFRIMSIKYSPGIHKIDEKSEKTDE; encoded by the coding sequence ATGAAAAAAGCTCTAGCTAAAATAAACAAATATTTCGCAAGTAATTATGAAGTTTTAATAGCAATGATTTTATTCATTGCTATTATTATATCCGGATTAGAATTTTCCAAAGCAATTATCTATATGCTTGAATTTATTGTTATAATGGAAGTTGTTAAAATGATTTCTGATTTTATAAAAAAAGAGAAATTAAGACTCCGATTTGTTATTGATTTATTCATCATTTTCCTTATTAGAGATGTAATTATTCAAGCTTCTCACACAAAAAAGGATTATGTTGATATAATTTTTTTACTAATTGTCATCTTTGTATTTTTTATTTTTAGGATAATGTCAATAAAATACTCTCCAGGAATACATAAAATTGATGAAAAAAGTGAGAAAACAGATGAATAG
- a CDS encoding PhoU domain-containing protein gives MLKVYETKREQIQNELLEIGNVVIESLNAALKALKDEDFKALKDAELSLKKLTISSNNIDNSIVTALALYQPEARDLRELVSYFKITNELVRAGGNTKGFIKIFRTSFSEDLNTKTILEYAVPLLKSTLLSLQTSISIIKESTTNHIEEKYQRVVVEESKTDDLYSMIEKNILKLIAKNLDLSKEYFDILTSLRKLEKISDRSVSIAHLLLFAEKGGEIERK, from the coding sequence ATGTTAAAAGTTTATGAGACAAAAAGAGAGCAAATTCAAAATGAATTGCTAGAAATAGGTAATGTGGTAATTGAATCATTAAATGCAGCTTTAAAGGCTCTAAAAGATGAAGATTTTAAGGCTTTAAAAGATGCAGAGTTATCATTAAAAAAACTTACAATTAGTTCAAATAATATAGATAATTCAATTGTGACAGCCCTTGCTTTATATCAACCAGAAGCAAGAGATTTAAGAGAGTTAGTATCTTATTTTAAAATTACAAATGAATTAGTAAGAGCTGGGGGAAACACAAAAGGTTTTATTAAAATATTTAGAACTTCATTTAGTGAAGATTTAAATACCAAAACAATTTTAGAATATGCAGTTCCTTTATTAAAATCAACCCTACTTTCTCTTCAAACATCAATATCGATTATTAAAGAGTCTACTACAAATCATATTGAAGAGAAGTATCAAAGAGTTGTAGTAGAAGAGAGTAAGACTGATGATTTATACTCAATGATAGAAAAAAATATATTAAAATTAATTGCTAAAAATTTAGACTTATCAAAAGAGTATTTTGATATTCTAACTTCATTGAGAAAGTTAGAAAAGATTTCTGATAGATCAGTTTCGATTGCACACTTATTACTTTTTGCTGAAAAAGGTGGAGAGATAGAAAGAAAATAG
- a CDS encoding bifunctional diguanylate cyclase/phosphodiesterase: MKIKWNSIVEKLDYAFQPIIHAHSGKIFAVEALLRNVEKIPNINYIYEIFDLAHEENYLYEFDLLLREKAIEKFSKINIENLQLFYNLDNRTIHAKNYTKGNTKKILKKYNLPKSIICFELSERGTIEDQTDLIEMIHNYNSSNYTIAIDDFGVGVSGLKLLYFSQADIIKIDRFFIENINSDAKKRLFCSSIINMAHIMGMKVVAEGVETLKEFYTCKNIGADFIQGFLVQKPTIQIDEIKPIYKDIVKYLLNEKRADDNAPIEQEFIQNIVPLNINSSLHSLFLYFKDYTHSSFVPIVDDYDNFIGVIYEVDIKQISYSQYGLALAQNKSYSSKISKYVKPVISIEASWGIDKALQIFNQDPNSSGIFITKANKYHGFIDLRSLLQLSHKRTLEIAENQNPLTRLPGNKQIERFIYDSLENKNNYSSHILYFDFDNFKPFNDTYGFRQGDRAILLFAELLQKKYPSDTFIAHIGGDDFFIGIKNNDIEEVYLTTKEVLDEFRWSVKNLYSEIDKINGHIKGKDRFGEDRIFELLSCSCAIIEISCNSKKANFDYTLNVMKKYSKNLDRPISASF, encoded by the coding sequence ATGAAAATAAAATGGAATTCAATTGTTGAAAAACTCGATTATGCTTTTCAGCCTATTATACATGCTCATTCTGGTAAAATTTTTGCAGTTGAAGCTTTGCTTAGAAATGTAGAAAAGATACCTAATATAAACTATATTTATGAAATTTTTGATTTAGCACATGAAGAAAACTACTTGTATGAGTTTGACTTACTCTTAAGAGAAAAAGCAATTGAAAAGTTCTCTAAAATAAACATTGAAAATTTACAACTTTTTTATAACCTTGATAATAGAACTATTCATGCAAAGAACTATACAAAAGGTAATACAAAAAAAATCTTAAAAAAATATAACTTGCCTAAAAGTATAATCTGCTTTGAACTAAGTGAACGAGGTACAATAGAAGATCAAACTGACTTAATTGAAATGATACATAATTACAATAGTAGTAATTATACTATTGCAATTGATGACTTTGGAGTTGGGGTTTCAGGTTTAAAATTATTATACTTTTCGCAAGCAGATATAATAAAAATAGATAGATTTTTCATAGAAAATATAAATAGTGATGCTAAAAAAAGATTATTTTGTTCTTCTATTATAAATATGGCACATATTATGGGTATGAAAGTTGTAGCAGAAGGAGTTGAAACATTAAAAGAGTTTTATACTTGTAAAAATATTGGTGCAGATTTTATTCAAGGATTTTTAGTACAAAAGCCAACTATACAAATTGATGAAATAAAGCCTATATACAAAGATATAGTTAAATATCTATTAAATGAAAAAAGAGCAGATGACAATGCTCCAATAGAGCAAGAATTTATACAAAATATAGTTCCTCTTAATATTAATTCATCTTTACACTCTTTATTTTTATATTTTAAAGATTATACACACAGTAGTTTTGTTCCAATAGTAGATGATTATGATAACTTTATTGGTGTTATTTATGAAGTTGATATTAAACAAATCTCATACTCACAATATGGATTAGCCTTAGCACAAAATAAATCATACAGTTCAAAAATAAGTAAATATGTTAAACCAGTTATCTCAATAGAAGCCTCATGGGGAATTGATAAAGCCTTACAAATCTTTAATCAAGACCCAAATTCATCGGGGATATTTATTACAAAAGCAAATAAATATCATGGTTTTATTGATTTAAGGTCTCTATTACAACTTTCACATAAAAGAACTTTAGAAATTGCAGAAAACCAAAATCCACTAACAAGGCTACCAGGAAATAAACAAATTGAAAGATTTATTTACGATAGTTTAGAAAATAAGAATAATTACAGTTCACACATTTTATATTTTGATTTTGATAATTTTAAACCTTTTAATGATACTTATGGATTTAGACAAGGTGATAGAGCAATCCTATTATTTGCAGAACTTTTACAAAAAAAATATCCAAGTGATACATTTATAGCACATATTGGTGGAGATGACTTTTTTATAGGTATAAAAAATAATGATATTGAAGAGGTTTATCTTACAACTAAAGAGGTTTTAGATGAATTTAGATGGTCTGTGAAAAACTTATATAGTGAAATAGACAAAATAAATGGTCATATAAAAGGAAAAGATAGATTTGGAGAAGACAGAATATTTGAACTTTTATCTTGTTCTTGTGCTATTATTGAGATTTCATGTAATTCAAAAAAAGCAAATTTTGATTACACTTTAAATGTAATGAAAAAATACTCAAAGAATCTAGACAGACCAATAAGTGCTTCATTTTAA
- the prfA gene encoding peptide chain release factor 1, translating to MLQDKLQLFIDRYEEINGLLASPDISSDIKRMTALSKEQSAIEPIVNKAKEYISVLNDIQDNRLLFDDPELGELAKEELRDLEVRKPSIEEEIKVLMIPKDPNDNKNIFIELRAGAGGDEAGIFVGNLFRAYLRYAELKGWKVEIMNQSENEAGGYKEIVALFKGEQVYSRLKYESGTHRVQRVPATESQGRVHTSAITVAVMPEVDDVEVEIDPGDLKIDVMRASGNGGQSVNTTDSAVRITHIPSGLVVTNQDQKSQHKNKDKAMKVLKARLYDIQMQEKMDSEGASRKEQVGTGDRSGRIRTYNYPQGRISDHRINLTLYRLEAVMNDGVFDEIIDPLITDAQSRAIEANGL from the coding sequence ATGTTACAAGATAAATTACAACTATTTATTGATAGATATGAGGAGATTAATGGACTATTAGCTTCTCCAGATATCTCTTCAGACATAAAAAGGATGACTGCACTTTCAAAAGAACAGTCGGCAATTGAACCAATTGTAAATAAAGCTAAAGAATATATAAGTGTATTAAATGATATTCAAGATAACAGATTGTTATTTGATGATCCAGAATTAGGAGAATTAGCAAAAGAGGAACTTAGAGATTTAGAGGTTAGAAAACCCTCTATTGAAGAAGAAATAAAAGTTCTTATGATTCCTAAAGATCCTAATGATAATAAAAATATTTTTATAGAACTAAGAGCTGGTGCAGGTGGGGACGAAGCAGGAATATTTGTAGGAAACCTATTTAGAGCATACTTAAGATATGCGGAACTAAAAGGGTGGAAAGTTGAGATAATGAACCAAAGTGAAAATGAAGCAGGTGGATACAAAGAAATCGTAGCTTTATTTAAAGGTGAACAGGTTTATTCAAGACTAAAATATGAGAGTGGAACACATAGAGTTCAAAGAGTTCCCGCAACAGAATCTCAAGGAAGAGTTCATACTTCAGCAATTACTGTAGCAGTTATGCCAGAAGTTGACGATGTAGAAGTTGAAATCGATCCAGGTGATTTAAAAATTGATGTTATGAGAGCTAGTGGAAATGGTGGACAATCTGTAAATACAACAGACTCTGCGGTTAGAATTACACATATTCCTTCAGGACTTGTGGTAACCAACCAAGACCAAAAATCTCAACATAAAAATAAAGATAAAGCAATGAAAGTTCTAAAAGCTAGACTTTATGACATTCAAATGCAAGAAAAAATGGACTCAGAAGGTGCCAGCAGAAAAGAACAAGTTGGAACTGGTGATAGAAGTGGTAGAATTAGAACTTATAATTACCCACAAGGCCGAATAAGTGACCATAGAATTAACCTAACATTATACAGACTTGAAGCAGTTATGAATGATGGAGTATTTGATGAAATCATAGACCCATTAATCACAGATGCACAATCAAGAGCAATTGAGGCTAATGGATTATAA
- the rpsT gene encoding 30S ribosomal protein S20 has protein sequence MANHKSSAKRAKQTLVKTERNRFYKTRIKNITKDVLSAVEANDKEKATVAMKTANKYMHHCIAKGILKKGTAARKVSRLQVKVNAL, from the coding sequence ATGGCAAACCACAAATCTTCGGCTAAAAGAGCTAAACAAACGTTAGTAAAAACTGAGAGAAACAGATTTTATAAAACAAGAATTAAAAACATAACTAAAGATGTATTATCTGCAGTTGAGGCTAATGACAAAGAAAAAGCAACTGTTGCTATGAAAACTGCTAATAAATACATGCACCATTGTATTGCAAAAGGTATCCTTAAAAAAGGAACTGCTGCTAGAAAAGTTAGTAGACTACAAGTTAAAGTTAACGCACTTTAA
- the glmM gene encoding phosphoglucosamine mutase gives MKLFGTDGVRGQAGSFLDAMTVMKLAMAAGIFFRKNSYTNKILVGKDTRRSGYMIENALVSGLTAVGYDVIQIGPMPTPAIAFLTESMRCDAGIMISASHNPFEDNGIKFFDHNGNKLGLDCEKAIEELFFDEESIIQAQKTGKEIGASKRIDDVIGRYIVSIKSSFPKDLTLSGLRIVLDCANGAAYKVAPTILEELGAEVFTINAKPNGFNINELSGAMYPENVSKVVKEVRADIGLALDGDADRLVIIDENGDTVDGDKLLGALCVYLSNKGLLKGEACVATVMSNKALEDYLDSFDLKLNRTDVGDKNVLVNMKENHINFGGEQSGHVIFSDVSKTGDGLATALQVLAYVLESGKKASEALNKFELYPQVLKNLKVNEKIPLDKIEGLKELQAEIKSKGMRDLIRYSGTENKLRVLIEGRDKKLVNEYMDKLIEFLNKKL, from the coding sequence ATGAAACTATTTGGTACTGATGGTGTAAGAGGACAAGCGGGGTCATTTTTAGATGCAATGACTGTAATGAAACTAGCAATGGCTGCTGGAATATTTTTTAGAAAGAATTCATATACAAACAAAATTTTAGTAGGAAAAGATACTAGAAGAAGTGGATATATGATTGAAAATGCACTTGTATCTGGACTGACGGCCGTAGGATATGATGTTATACAAATAGGACCAATGCCAACTCCTGCTATTGCATTCTTAACAGAATCAATGAGATGTGATGCTGGAATTATGATATCTGCTTCACATAATCCTTTTGAAGATAATGGAATCAAGTTTTTTGATCATAATGGAAATAAGCTAGGACTTGATTGTGAAAAAGCAATAGAAGAATTATTTTTTGATGAAGAATCGATAATTCAAGCTCAAAAAACAGGAAAAGAAATAGGAGCATCAAAAAGAATTGATGATGTTATTGGAAGATATATTGTATCAATTAAAAGTTCATTTCCAAAAGATTTAACATTGAGTGGACTTAGAATTGTTCTTGACTGTGCAAATGGAGCAGCGTATAAAGTTGCACCAACTATTCTTGAAGAACTAGGTGCTGAAGTCTTTACAATAAATGCAAAACCAAATGGATTTAATATCAATGAATTAAGCGGTGCGATGTATCCTGAAAATGTTTCAAAAGTTGTAAAGGAAGTAAGAGCTGATATTGGATTAGCTTTAGATGGTGATGCTGATAGACTGGTTATAATAGATGAAAATGGTGATACTGTTGATGGGGATAAACTATTAGGTGCCTTATGCGTCTATCTAAGCAACAAGGGACTTTTAAAAGGTGAAGCTTGTGTTGCTACAGTTATGAGTAATAAAGCCTTAGAGGACTACCTAGACTCTTTTGACTTGAAACTAAATAGAACAGATGTTGGTGATAAAAATGTTTTAGTAAATATGAAAGAAAATCACATCAATTTTGGAGGTGAGCAAAGTGGACATGTTATTTTCTCTGATGTTTCAAAAACAGGAGATGGTTTAGCAACTGCACTTCAAGTATTGGCATATGTTTTAGAAAGTGGGAAAAAAGCTAGTGAAGCTTTAAATAAATTTGAGCTTTATCCACAAGTACTAAAAAATCTAAAAGTAAATGAAAAAATTCCTTTAGATAAAATTGAAGGTTTAAAAGAACTTCAAGCAGAAATCAAATCTAAAGGTATGAGAGATTTAATTAGATACTCTGGAACTGAAAATAAATTAAGAGTTTTAATTGAAGGTAGAGATAAAAAACTAGTAAACGAGTACATGGATAAACTAATAGAGTTTTTAAATAAAAAACTATGA